DNA sequence from the Methanolobus sp. ZRKC5 genome:
TTAAAAGAGTAGTCATCAGGAAAGATGGGGACGAATATACGCTTTATACTGAAGGTTCACAGCTTAAAGAAGTACTTCAGATAGAAGGAATAGATGCTACAAGGACATATACCAACAACATCGGAGAGATATACGAAGTGTTTGGTATCGAAGCTGCAAGAAATGCGATCATAAAAGAAGCTACTGACACACTTGCAGAGCAGGGTCTTACTGTTGATATCAGACACATAATGCTTGTATCTGACATCATGTGTTGTGATGGAGAAGTAAAACAGATCGGAAGACATGGAATTTCAGGAGAGAAGGCCAGTGTATTTGCACGTGCCGCCTTTGAAGTTACTGTAACCCATCTGCTTGATGCCGGTATGCGTGGAGATCGCGATGAACTTAATGGTGTTACCGAGAATATTATAGTAGGACAGCCTATTAAACTGGGCACAGGAGATGTTCATCTTGTTACGAGATGAACTTCCAATATTATAATACAAAGAACAACCAGAAAGTTGATATACGGAATCACTTATTAATACAAATCTCAAACTGACATTATAAATGAGTTGACATAAATGGATATTAACATTGACAAAGCACTGATCAAAGTGATCAGAACCGGAAAGGTGATAATTGGATCTAACAGGACTATCGATGCTGCCATGAACAATGAAGCAAAAATGGTCATACTTGCCGCAAACTGCCCTGCAGATGTAAGAGCAAAGATCGAAAGCCTAGATGTACCGATACTTAACTACTCCGGCACAGGAACAGAACTTGGACCTGCCTGCGGAAAACCATTTCTCATTGCTGCAATGGCCGTCATTGATAGCGGTGAATCTGATATTCTGGCTGCCGCTGCTTAAAGGAGTTGCGATATTTGGGCGAGATCAGGTTATCCACTGAAAGCATCAGGTATATCGCATTATTTGAAAATGTCACAGGTGCAGCGGTTAAAGATTGCATTATCGATGACGATAGAATAATATATGTGATAAACACAGGCGATATGGGTGCTGCTATCGGAAGAAACGGGGACCACATTAACCGTGTGAAGAAAACAGTGGATAAACTTATCGATCTTGTCGAATACTCGGACGAACCTGCTACGTTCATAAAGAACGCATTCGGTCCGGTATCGGTCAAATCGGTGAACATCACAAGCAGGAACAATAAGCGATTGGCTTATGTAGAAGTATCTAATAAAGACAAGGGTCTTGCCATAGGACGGAATGGGAAAAACATTGAAAAGGTAAAACTTGTCGCTAAGAGGCATCATGATATAGATGATGTCATCCTGCAGTGATAATTCAAATAATATCATATACTCATCAAAGACATAGATTGGAGGACATAATTATGCCAAATGGAAAATACGCAGCTCATACACTTCAACGCATGCGAAAGGATGCAAGATGGAAAGATTCACGCTATAACAGGCGTACACTCGGACTTGACGTTAAAGCGGACCCTCTTGGAGGCGCACCTCAGGGAAGAGGCATTGTGCTTGAGAAAGTAGGAATCGAGGCTAAGCAGCCAAACTCAGCTATCAGGAAATGTGTTAGAATACAGTTGATCAAGAACGGACGTCAGGTGTCAGCTTTCTGCCCTGGTGACGGTGCTATCAACTTTATCGACGAGCACGATGAAGTTACAGTAGAGAGAATTGGTGGCCGTATGGGTGGTGCAATGGGTGATATTCCCGGAGTACGCTTCAAGGTCACTGCTGTAAACAATGTATGCTTAAGAGAGATGGTTATTGGCCGAAAAGAGAAACCAAGGAGATAATTAAATGTACAAGTTATTTGAAAAATGGGATCTCACTGAAGTAGAGGTCACTGACCAGGGAATTAAAAGGTATGTGAACCTCGATCCGGTGATTATCCCTCACTCAAACGGAAAGCATGCAAGACAGCAATTCAACAAATCAGATATCTGTATCGTTGAACGTCTTGTTAACAACGTTATGCGCAATGCGCAGAACACCGGAAAGAAGCAGAACGCAATGAGAGTTGTTTCTGAAGCATTAGACATTATTAGCACAAGAACCAAAAAGAACCCCGTACAGGTTCTGGTAGAAGCTATATCTAACGCTGGACCAAGGGAAGAAGTAGTTAGACTTAAGTACGGCGGAATATCCGTACCAAAGGCAGTAGACACTGCTCCGCAGAGACGTGTTGACAGCGCACTCAGATACATTACAATGGGTGCAAATAAGGCTTCGTTCAAATCCAAGAGAAGTGCAGCAGATTGTCTTGCAGCAGAAATAGTTGCAGCTTCAAACCGTGATGCAAAATGCTTCTCCATCAACAAGAAGGATGGAAAGGAAAGAGTTGCGAAGGCAGCACGTTAATGCAAATCCTGCCACTTAGTAAATAAGGATAAGGTAATTAATATGGCAAGAAATGATAAAATGGTTGACCGTGTTGCAGCGCTCATGGGCGAACCAAAGATGATACGTAACATTGGTATTGTTGCGCACATTGATCACGGAAAGACAACCCTGTCAGACAACCTTCTTGCAGGCGCAGGCATGCTCTCAAAAGAGCTTGCCGGTAACGCTTGCTGGACTGACTCTGATGCAGAAGAACAGGAAAGAGGTATTACCATTGATTCAGCGAACGTTTCAATGGTCCACGAATATGATGGCGAGGAATACCTCATTAACCTTATTGATACACCAGGTCACGTAGACTTTGGTGGTGACGTTACACGTGCAATGCGTGCAGTAGATGGTGCTGTAGTGGTTATTGACGCTGTAGAAGGTACAATGCCACAGACAGAGACTGTTCTCAGACAGGCATTAAAGGAACACGTCAAGCCAGTTCTGTTCATCAACAAAGTTGACCGTCTCATCAATGAGTTACAGGTCGACGGGCAGGAAATGCAGATCAGACTCGGCAAACTTATCGATCACGTAAACAAGCTCATCAAAGGTATGAACGAAGAGCGTTACAAGGCAGGATGGAAAGTTGACGCAGCAGAAGGTACCGTAGCTTTCGGTTCAGCATTATACAACTGGGCTATCAGCGTACCAATGATGCAGAAGACCGGAGTCAGTTTCCAGCAGATCTATGATTACAATAAAGCAGGCCCTGAGGAGATAAAGGAACTTGCAGACAAGTGTCCACTCCATGAAGTCCTAAACGATATGGTTATCAGGTTCCTCCCATCCCCTCTTGTAGCACAGGAAGGAAGGGTAAACGCTATCTGGCACGGAGATAAGGAATCCAATATCGGCAAGTCAATGATCAATGCGGACCCTGAGGGTGAGCTTGCATTCATGGTAACAGATATTACGATGGACCCACATGCAGGTGAAGTTGCAACCGGAAGGTTGTTCAGCGGATCACTCAAACGTGGTATGGAAGTTTACGTATCCGGTGCATCAAAAACTAACAGAATTCAACAGGTCGGTGTTTTCATGGGTCCAAAGAGACTTGAAGTGGAGAACATCCCTGCTGGAAACATTGCAGCTGTGACCGGACTTAAAGATGCTATCGTCGGTTCAACAGTAACCACCCTTGACGGCATGATGCCTTTCGAGAGTATCACCCACGCAAGTGAACCTGTAGTTACCGTTGCAGTCGAAGCTAAGCATATGAAGGACCTTCCAAAACTTGTAGAAGTATTGAGACAGGTTGCAAAGGAAGACCCAACACTTAAGATCACACTTGACGAAGAAACCGGTGAGCACTTAATGGCTGGTATGGGTGAACTTCACCTCGAAGTTATTGCTCACAGAATTGAGCGCGATAAGGGTGTAGAGATCACAACCACACCACCTTTGGTAGTTTATCGTGAGACCATTCGTGGCAGTGCAGGACCAGTAGAAGGTAAGTCACCAAACAGACACAACAGATTCTATGTTACAGTTGAGCCTCTTGCACAGGAAGTAAGGGATCTTATCAAAGCCGGTGAGATATCAATGCGCATGCCTGAGGTAGAGCGCAGAGAAAAACTCATGGCAGCTGGTATGACCAAAGACGAAGCTAAGGGTATTGCAGACATCTTTGAGAGCAATGTTTACATTGATGTCACAAAAGGTATCCAGCATCTCAATGAAACCATGGAACTCATCCTTGAAGGATTCCAGGAAGTAATGAAGGCAGGACCTCTCTCAAGAGAACCATGCATGGGTGTAAAGGTAAAGCTCGTTGATGCAAAGTTACACGAAGATGCAGTCCACAGAGGACCTGCACAGGTAATACCTGCATCCAGACAAGGTATCCAGGCAGCAATGTTAATGGCAGACGATACACTTCTTGAACCGTACCAGAAAGTATTCATCCAGGTGCCACAGGATAGTATGGGTGGCGCAACCAAGGAAATTCAGGGACGTCGTGGTACTATCATTGATATGGGCTCAGAAGGCGACATGACCATCATTGAATCAAGAGCACCAGTGTCCGAACTGTTCGGATTTGCAGGAGATATCAGATCAGCAACCGAAGGCCGCGCAATGTGGAGTACAGAGTTTGCAGGATTTGACACACTTCCAACAAACCTGACAGCAGAAGTTGTTAGTGGCATAAGAGAAAGAAAGGGACTCAAGAAGGACCTACCACAGGCATCTGACTACATGAGTATGTAATTGCGGAAATTTGCAGCTTTTTGCTGCAAAAATCCTATTTTGTCAGAAAGGTTTAAACGTAAAAAGACCTATTATGGCAAATCAAACTGATATATTATAATTGATTTAAATAAAGGAGATATGAAAATGGCAGCTGACAAACCACACATGAACTTGGCAGTTATTGGTCACATTGACCACGGCAAGTCAACCCTTGTCGGAAGATTAATGTTCGAGACAGGAGCAGTACCTGCTCACCTTATCGAGAAGTACAAGGCAGAAGCAAAAGAAAAGGGTAAAGAGTCTTTCGCATTCGCATGGGTCATGGACTCACTTAAGGAAGAGCGTGAAAGAGGTATCACAATCGATATCGCTCACAAGAGATTCGACACCGACAAGTACTACTTTACAATTGTGGACTGTCCAGGCCACCGTGACTTTGTAAAGAACATGATCACTGGTGCATCCCAGGCTGACGCAGCTATTCTTGTAGTCGCAGCACCTGATGGTGTAATGGACCAGACAAAAGAGCACGTGTTCCTTTCAAGAACCCTTGGTATCAACCAGCTCATCATTGCTGTAAACAAGATGGATGCATCAAAATACAGCGAAGAGAGATACAATGAGGTTAAGGAACAAGTAAGCCAGCTCCTCGGTATGGTAGGATTCAAGGCATCAGAGATTCCATTCATTCCAACATCCGCATTTGAGGGCGACAACATATCAGATTCAAGCGCAAACACACCATGGTACAAAGGTCCATCTATCCTTGAAGCACTTGACCTCCTTGTTGAACCAGATAAGCCAGACAACCTTCCACTCAGAATCCCTGTACAGGATGCATACACCATCTCCGGTATCGGAACCGTACCAGTAGGTAGGGTCGAAACAGGTATCATGAAGAAGGGCCAGACTGTAACATTCAATCCAAGTGGCGTAAGCGGTGAAGTCAAGTCAATTGAAATGCACCATGAAGAACATGATCAGGCTGTACCTGGTGACAACATCGGATGGAACGTACGTGGTGTAGGTAAGAACGATGTCCGCAGAGGAGATGTATGTGGACCATCAGACAAGCCACCTTCAGTAGCAGAAGAGTTCACAGGACAGATCGTTGTACTGCAGCACCCATCCGCTATCACAGCAGGATACACACCAGTATTCCACTGCCACACAACCCAGACTGCATGTACTCTCATGTCCATTGACAAGAAACTTGATCCAAAGACAGGTGAAGTCAAGGAAGAGAATGCAACCTTCATTAAGGCTGGAGATGCAGCAATTGTCACCATCAAGCCAACAAGACCAATGGTAATCGAACCTGTAAAGGAAATCCCACAACTCGGTAGATTCGCTATCCGTGATATGGGTATGACCATTGCTGCTGGCATGTGCATGAGTGTTAAACTGAAGCAGTAATACACTCAACTTTTTCCTTTTTTAGGAGATAAACATGTCACAAAAAGCAAGAATCAGATTATCAGGAATCAGTCCTGTAAACCTCGATGGTGTTTGCGATCAGGTAAAAGCTATTGCAGACAGAACAGGGGTAAGTATCGCAGGACCAGTTCCACTACCAACTAAAAAGATGGTAGTACCTGTCCGTAAAAGTCCAAGTGGCGACGGAACTGCTACATGGGATCACTGGGAAATGCGTGTACACAAGAGACTCATTGATATTGCGGCAGATGAGCGTGCACTCAGACAGCTTATGCGCATCCAGGTTCCTAAGGACATTAACATTGAGATAGTACTTCAGAACTAACTATAGTTATTGCTAGCAATAACTATAATCTTTAAGTTACAGATAACATCTGTAACCTTCTACTTCTTATCTTTCAGCGGCACTGAAGAGTGCCTGCTATGAAAGATATTTGGAAAGAACTGCTATATAATATTTTTTTTAGAGGTTCTTCCATTTGGTTAAATACTGCCCAGAGAAATCATCAGTACCGCAAAATATATCTAAACCAGCAACTCATAAAAAATATGGGGTTAAGTTATGAAAGAAAAGGTACTGATATTAGGAGCAGGCTATGCCGGATCGGTGGTAGCAAATATACTAGCCAGAGAATTCAGGAATAAGATTGCCAGGGACGAGTTAGAACTTATCATACTCGATAAAAATGATACAAATATAAATCAGGGTGGCTTTACTTTTATTCCCTTTGAACTTTATACGCCTGAAGAGATTACAAGACCAAGAAAAAAGCTCATCAGTCCAAGAGTAAAAGCCTTTTATGGAGAAGAAGGAGAAGTAACAGCAGTTAATCTTGGAAATAAAGAAGTAACCGTCAAAAGTAACAAAAAGTATGGTTACGATTATCTTGTTATCGCAATGGGTTGCAGGGCTGATGTTAATACGATTCCAGGTCTTAAAGATGATCTTAACACATTCTACACTTCAATAGAAGATGCTTTCAAGGTAAGGGATCTGGTAAAGAATATCAGCGGCGGAAAAGTCGTGATCTCTGTTGCCTCGATGCCTGTCCCTTGTCCCGGTGCACCCGTAAAGTTTACTTTTATGCTAGAAAGTTATTTGCGCAATATTAAGAAGAACAGAGAAGATGTACAAATAACACTGGTCTGGCCCATGGAACCAATAGGACCACCGGAATTTAACAAATTCGTGACTGGCCAATTCAATGAAAAAAATGTTGAAATTGTGAGAAACTTTCAGCTGGCTGAAGTTGATGCAACCCGAAAAGAATTAACATCAAAAACTGGAGAAAAGGTAAATTATGATCTGTTGATCACTGTGCCTCCGCACAAAGCGCCAGAGGTACTAATAAATTCAGGCCTTACGGATGAGAATGGATGGATATCGGCAGATAAAGCTACACTTCAGTATCGTGGTCCTGCTGGCAACCATGACAATGTGTACGTGATTGGAGATCTCGGACCCGCAGACATCCTCAAAACAGGCATTGGTGCACATTATCAGGCAATTGCAATAAGTCAGAACCTGATCAATGATATTTATGGAAATGGCATAAAAACACCTTATGAAGGTGAAACAGGATGTCCCATAGTCACTGAAATAGAAACTCCGAACACAATGGGTAAAGGTTATATTGCCACCTGGAGGTACGGAGTACCCCCCGCACCTTTCACAACCACAAAAATGGGATGGTTCCTGTATCGCATGTATTACCACATACACTGGGATATTAGCGTAAAAGGATTGTTCTGAGGAGGAAGTGAATATGACAGATGAAACTATTACAGATCAGATATCAGGAATTGAAATTACACCGGCTGATGTTGAAGCAGTTCTTGATCTTGTGCGAACAGCCAGAATCCTGCAGGACTATATGAACGATCAGACTGCTCATGGGATAGCACAACTTATGACAACTGTATTAAAGATAACAAATGCAGTAATGAGCACAGATCTTGTTGATGTGATGGAAAGAGGATTACAAGATCCCGAACTTGACAAAGCTCTTCTTGAACCACCAAAAGTAGGCATAGGTGGATTGCTAAAACAAATGCAGGATGAAGACTTCCAGAAAGGTATGGGAGTAATGTTAACGCTGGTTAAAGCTATAGGAAGAGCAACAGAAGATTAAAGTAACTTACTATTCATCTTCTTTTTTATAATCTGACGCAGCATCTAATTCAATTACAAATTTTGCACCTGACAGTTTGTTGTCCTCAACACGTATAGAGCCACCGTACCGTTCAACTGTTTTTTTAGCTATATACAATCCAAATCCGGTATTCCCGGTTTTTCCATACTTGTATCCCTCATCAAAAACTCTGGATTTTACTGCATCAGGAATTCCAATACCATTATCAGCAATTAAAATTTCACAGATGCCATTTTGATTCAATATTTCAATATCGACCTTGCTGGCATTTCCATGAACCAGAGCATTACTGACAATATTATCGAAAACTGAAGCCAGAGCATTATCAGCCATAACCAGACAGTTTCCAGTTACATTGAATTTTGCTGCATGTGCACTTATAGCATTATCCACCAGATTTTTGACATTCAAAAGTTTAAGCTGTTCATCAACAACTGAGACCTGATCAATTTCCTTTACATCTTTTATAAGAGAAGCACTTTTTTGTGAAGCTTTTCTTATCATAGAAATAAATTTTTCATCCCCCTTCTCCTCAAGCAAGTCTAAAGCTCCCATGATGACCTGAAGATCATTAGCAATGTCATGCCTTAGAATACGATTTGTATTACGAAGCATTTCGGTAAGTTTCACCTGCTCTTCCTTTGATCTGAATACTTCATGATAGCGCCTTATATTGGATATCGCAAGTCCTGACGCCTTTGCAAGATCAAAAGCAACACTTAGATACTCATCCAGATTTTCCGGAAAAGCAATGCCATGCACCTCGATAATACCAAAGAGAGTATCTGCCATCAAAACTTTTATCGCGAAACCATCTTCCGTATCAAACACAACATAGCTTTCATCAGAATCTCTCAATTTCATTATGACACCATGTTTGGTTTCAAAGGATTTGCAGTACTGAACTTCTACCTCATCTTCATAAAAAGAATGGTAAACAACATTCTTCGGAGCGAACATTGTACTGAACAATTTACAAATCGATTTGATTTCAACAGATTCATCTGTAATATCAGCAATTGTTTTGATAAAATCAATGTAACTATTCAGCCTGATAAAAACACTATCAATAGCAATCTTGACAAAAAGTTGAGACCTACATTTTATTAGGATCATTAATTTTGATTGTTGTCATTGATTGCTTTTTTGATTCTTAGGTTGTTAGTGAGCAAACATCTCCGTTTTGATTAAATCAGTATCAATAGGCTAATTGTGGTAGGCTGAATAGTTACAAATCAATAGACATAGCATATGAAGCCGCTTTTCTCTGGCATAATTTCAACTGTTTTTGCTTCTTTTCAATACTCCATCGAAGTATAAGGTTATCAAAGACCACACTGAAGTATCCCATCCCAACATTTAATATTTTGAATGGGACATCTACAAATTTGGAAAATTCTTCTGCCTTGAAAACAAAATCGGAATGAATGCCTATGTCCAGAATCAAAATAGATGAATATAATTCAGAAAATGAGGACGCTGAATTATCGTCATACATACCAATAGACCTCAGATTATTCTGCCAGTCTTCCAGCCATCCGGGAGCTACAATAAAAGAACCTGCATCTTCATACTCCTGCAAAGCCTGACTCTCAGTAAACAAGTCATAAATATTTTCAGTCTTATGAATTTTAACAGAGCCAGAATACTCTTCCGGAATGCAAACTTCGGGACATGATGTATCACACAGAAGCAGTATATCATTGTCGCATTTTTGCTCCCTGATGATACCAAGGATTATTTCAGACTTTGGAGTATCCTGAGAAGACTTAAAAAAGGCGCATTTTATCCCTTCATATTGACTTTCAGAATTAAGGATATATTCGATTTCCTGCCGGATATTTACGGGTGCAACAATGTAATGATCATAAAACATAATATTCTACTCCGGGTACTGACCCCATTTTTTTACGGAATCAGAAATATTCATGATAACTTCTGAAGGAACAAGATAAAGTATTTCCCCGTGGTTATCAGAGAGAATATAACCACCGCCATTCGCAGTCTTTTGAATTGCTTCCTTTACATGATATTCAGTATCCTGACGAGTCCAGTGCCGCATCTCAACTCCATTCAGGTTACCCATTACTGACACTTTTCCATTACATTCATTTTTTATTTCTCCAAGGTCTTCCAGTACACTTGTACAAATAATAGAAGTTCCCGTTTCTATAATATCATTTATTATGGGAAGACATCTTCCTGAAGCCATATGAGTTGCAACAGGTGCGTTAATTCTGGGAATTGCACTTTTGGCAACCTTAAATCCTGTTTTCCTGTAAAGTTCAGGCGGAATGATAGTTGAGGACGATACAGGATCAAAGTAACAGATTGCAGTTGCGCCTGACTCTATCTGGGCATTGGCCCACTTGATACAGAATTCTTCATTGATGCGCATAAGTTCTTCAAACTTGTCAGGTTCCTCGTATATCAAATCAAAAAAACGATTAAATCCCATCTGCATAACCGGCAATGCAAAGGGAGACATAACTACTCCAATTATGGGGATATCTTCACCTGCATGTTTCTTGATCAGTTCTGTGGTCTTCAGAACTTTCTGTAATTGTTGCGATTCAAAAACATCAGGCGCTTCCAGCGACCCTATGTTCTCATAATCAGATATTATTGGCTTGCCAGCATTCGGAGGGGCATCAGAGTAGAAAATAGAATTTCTTCCCCATGCTTCAAGCTCAAGTGATGCATAGTAAAAAGAATAGTAGCAATCATGACCATATTTCTGTTGCATTTTTATCTGGCCCTGTGCAACCATTTCAGGCTTTGAGAAATATTTCTCGATAGAAATATTGAATTCTTTTGATCCCTGTGTTGTAAGCAGGTGGAAGAATGGAACTCTATCCGCTTCTTCATAATTAAGGGCTGTCAGGACTCTTTCCATGGGAGTCATTGCTTCACTTTTCATTGCGATAACCCCAGAACATTATATATCTTACTGACAGACTCTGTAGCATCAACTGCCATAGCATCAGCACCAACTTCTTTCCACAGCTGACGGTCAAACAAAAACGGTGCACCCCCCACTATTATTTTTGCTTTGATACCTTCGCGGTCAAAGATATATCTGAGATTTTTGATATTAAGGGCAAGATTAAGCATTAGTGTCGAAACCATCAGAACCTCGATACCATCTTCTTTGACCTTTCTGGCAACTTTTTCAGGCCCCATATCACCATAATCATGCATATTGAATCCATTGGCCTTAAGGAATGAAGAAACGATACGTTTTCCAAGCATATGTTCATCCCCAAGGGTTGTAATACCTATTATTGGCATGTCCTTCCTGTCAGGACTCTCGGCAGGCAGTATAGATTCCATTATTTCCTCACATATCTTGCTTGCCATATACTCCTGCGATAATGCAATTTCGCCACTTGCCCACATAGCTCCGATTTTTTCAAGAGTAGGAGCAATAAGCTCTTGGATAAGCTCAAAAGCATTATCCCCGGTAAATTCTTTTTTTACGATGTTACCTGCTGCAACTCTGTTCAGGGAAAGAAGGGCATTTTCTAGCTCAAAAACGTTATCTCTGTCGACACGCACACCGCCTGGTTCTTTTGTAAAGAATATGCGATTTAATTATATAAAGGTGTTATTAAAAATATGTGAAATTTCGCTGAATTTTGTATCCTGTATAATAGAACATGTATATTTGAATCATGTGATTACGCCTGTGATTTGACGGTTTTACCACATACCTTGCAATCATGTCTTCTGGATACCTTGAGAGTTTCCATCTCCGAATAAAGCCCATTCCAGATGAGAAGCCTGTTTGTCAGAAGTCTACCAGTACCTACCAGATACTTGATAACTTCATTGACCTGTATCATAGCAATTATACCAGGAGTAACACCAACAACTGGAAAGACTTCTGTTGGCGGAGCTGAAGGGAAAACACAGTTGAAACATGCACTTTCCCCGGGAATTATGGTCATAGCCTGCCCGTCAAAACCACTTATAGCTCCATGAATCAGTGGAATACTTTTTTCATAGGCAACTTGATTTAGGAGATAACGGATAGAGTAATTGTCCATGGCATCAACTATGAGATCTGCATCCCCTACAAGCTTCCTGACGTTTGATTCATCTATTGTAAGGTGAAATGTTTCTATATCTATGTGAGGATTTACGGCCTGGAGCTTATCTCCGACAGACGATACCTTTGCTCTGCCGATATCAGCCTCCCAGTGCAGCACCTGTCGGTTAAGATTGCTTAGTTCCACGCAATCGCGATCTGCAATTCTCAGTTGCCCCACACCGGCAACTGCAAGATAAAGTGCAACCGGACATCCAAGTCCTCCTGCACCTGCAATGAAAACCTTTGCATTCTTTAATGCCTTTTGGCCATCTTCACCTAAAAGCATTATTTGCCTGTTGTAACGTTCAAGCTCTTCCTTGCTTAACATGATACACATCCCTCAAATCTGTTAATAATATTCTCTGAAGTAATTCTACATGATAGTTGACCTTTTCCCATGAAAGACTATAGATTACAGGGACTTAGCTTCCGATGGTGTCAACCTTTGAAAGTTCATGTTTTCTGGAGTTCTCAAATAATACTGTACTTCCTTCTATTTCAAGCAACTTATCGATGAGGAAATTAGATATCTTTTCTTCTCATCCAAGTTCTGTGTACATTCCTTCACCGAAGGGAAAAAAGCTATCCTTGCCATTAGGGTTGAGCCTATGAGAGAGAAAAGACTTTAAGACTTAGACGTTATTCACAATTGTGAGTAAGATTCATAAAATATAATCTATTAAAATCAAGAGGAAATCAATATCATGAAATTACCCTGTCAGACAATTGTCTGGGATGTTTTACCTGCCATCAGAGCAGCAATCGCAGAAGAACTTGTTAACTGCGGACTTTCGCAGCAGGAAGTTGCCAAAGAACTGGACATGGCACCTTCAGCTGTTTCACAATACCTCTCCAAGAAAAGAGGTTATCGAATAGTATTTGGAGAAGATATCAAAAAATCCATACGAGTTCTTGCAGAAGATATGAAAGAAAATCGAGTAGATGATCTTGCTGAGAGAATTTGCAGTATTTGCCGGCAATTGCGTGAAGATGGACAGCAGTGCGTCAATGACGAAAACAAAAAATAATATGGTATTCCATATTACATGAAACTCTTCCTGATGAAAAAATATGCTGAAAAAGAAGATTTATCCATCCTTTCAGCTATAACCTATATAGACAGTGCTTCAACCAGTCTTTTCCCGGTCAGCCACCGAAAACAACCTGCATTATACGAATATCATCACCGTTATTGAGTACAGCATCCACAGGAATGATATGACCATCCCTTGACACAAGCACTTCCCCCTGGCTGATCTTCAGCTCACGCAGCAACTCTTCAACAGTAATTGGTCCTAAATTCATTTCTTCGGTTTTACCGGATGGTAATTTTACTTTCATGGTCCTGCCTGAATAGGTGATAGTAAATAAAATTAGGGGTTTTAGACTTTCAGGTTAATACGTTTTTTAGCAGGAGTTATGATAACTCCTGCAACAAAGGTCGAAAAGACCACAATCCAATGCCCGGATTCAAACTGTGATGAATGAGTCCGAAACCTTGGAAAACGTTTTTCTTCACAATTGTGAATACACATAATAGACACCTGTGGTATTTAACACT
Encoded proteins:
- a CDS encoding NusA-like transcription termination signal-binding factor, encoding MGEIRLSTESIRYIALFENVTGAAVKDCIIDDDRIIYVINTGDMGAAIGRNGDHINRVKKTVDKLIDLVEYSDEPATFIKNAFGPVSVKSVNITSRNNKRLAYVEVSNKDKGLAIGRNGKNIEKVKLVAKRHHDIDDVILQ
- the tuf gene encoding translation elongation factor EF-1 subunit alpha, which encodes MAADKPHMNLAVIGHIDHGKSTLVGRLMFETGAVPAHLIEKYKAEAKEKGKESFAFAWVMDSLKEERERGITIDIAHKRFDTDKYYFTIVDCPGHRDFVKNMITGASQADAAILVVAAPDGVMDQTKEHVFLSRTLGINQLIIAVNKMDASKYSEERYNEVKEQVSQLLGMVGFKASEIPFIPTSAFEGDNISDSSANTPWYKGPSILEALDLLVEPDKPDNLPLRIPVQDAYTISGIGTVPVGRVETGIMKKGQTVTFNPSGVSGEVKSIEMHHEEHDQAVPGDNIGWNVRGVGKNDVRRGDVCGPSDKPPSVAEEFTGQIVVLQHPSAITAGYTPVFHCHTTQTACTLMSIDKKLDPKTGEVKEENATFIKAGDAAIVTIKPTRPMVIEPVKEIPQLGRFAIRDMGMTIAAGMCMSVKLKQ
- the rpsJ gene encoding 30S ribosomal protein S10, giving the protein MSQKARIRLSGISPVNLDGVCDQVKAIADRTGVSIAGPVPLPTKKMVVPVRKSPSGDGTATWDHWEMRVHKRLIDIAADERALRQLMRIQVPKDINIEIVLQN
- a CDS encoding 50S ribosomal protein L30e produces the protein MDINIDKALIKVIRTGKVIIGSNRTIDAAMNNEAKMVILAANCPADVRAKIESLDVPILNYSGTGTELGPACGKPFLIAAMAVIDSGESDILAAAA
- a CDS encoding elongation factor EF-2 — its product is MARNDKMVDRVAALMGEPKMIRNIGIVAHIDHGKTTLSDNLLAGAGMLSKELAGNACWTDSDAEEQERGITIDSANVSMVHEYDGEEYLINLIDTPGHVDFGGDVTRAMRAVDGAVVVIDAVEGTMPQTETVLRQALKEHVKPVLFINKVDRLINELQVDGQEMQIRLGKLIDHVNKLIKGMNEERYKAGWKVDAAEGTVAFGSALYNWAISVPMMQKTGVSFQQIYDYNKAGPEEIKELADKCPLHEVLNDMVIRFLPSPLVAQEGRVNAIWHGDKESNIGKSMINADPEGELAFMVTDITMDPHAGEVATGRLFSGSLKRGMEVYVSGASKTNRIQQVGVFMGPKRLEVENIPAGNIAAVTGLKDAIVGSTVTTLDGMMPFESITHASEPVVTVAVEAKHMKDLPKLVEVLRQVAKEDPTLKITLDEETGEHLMAGMGELHLEVIAHRIERDKGVEITTTPPLVVYRETIRGSAGPVEGKSPNRHNRFYVTVEPLAQEVRDLIKAGEISMRMPEVERREKLMAAGMTKDEAKGIADIFESNVYIDVTKGIQHLNETMELILEGFQEVMKAGPLSREPCMGVKVKLVDAKLHEDAVHRGPAQVIPASRQGIQAAMLMADDTLLEPYQKVFIQVPQDSMGGATKEIQGRRGTIIDMGSEGDMTIIESRAPVSELFGFAGDIRSATEGRAMWSTEFAGFDTLPTNLTAEVVSGIRERKGLKKDLPQASDYMSM
- a CDS encoding 30S ribosomal protein S7, encoding MYKLFEKWDLTEVEVTDQGIKRYVNLDPVIIPHSNGKHARQQFNKSDICIVERLVNNVMRNAQNTGKKQNAMRVVSEALDIISTRTKKNPVQVLVEAISNAGPREEVVRLKYGGISVPKAVDTAPQRRVDSALRYITMGANKASFKSKRSAADCLAAEIVAASNRDAKCFSINKKDGKERVAKAAR
- a CDS encoding 30S ribosomal protein S12, which codes for MPNGKYAAHTLQRMRKDARWKDSRYNRRTLGLDVKADPLGGAPQGRGIVLEKVGIEAKQPNSAIRKCVRIQLIKNGRQVSAFCPGDGAINFIDEHDEVTVERIGGRMGGAMGDIPGVRFKVTAVNNVCLREMVIGRKEKPRR